One part of the Mariniblastus fucicola genome encodes these proteins:
- a CDS encoding coiled-coil domain-containing protein has product MNTTTRSQSAKTLLMFALTMCAMAFGLSPVAAQESSVDITEPSRITDSLISRSELNRLLNQPVRDANPLRQTEPMAKPLPQPVPSQPPILNPIVDSQVQPTTWQSQEPQVEPPQSDQASDAVAEAVAADDPIAEFGPMPSPAMQSFHHKLDMLLEIPIEQLKDEIAARRATIKTSLGFDEDAKKDRLRHIEIAETAAAQATQNVAKKDELQNRVINLNKELESLRLESKKPAEPDPVDRSLEVAAMQSILGQLQAELAQSTTNVRKIQERIQQRDDRMARIPNERLQSRNEVTKLHEEFLQKQATGTEEIEVLLAIKARELAENTNAQLLDQEASWHDLSQELLPLSKTIHQREVQRLEHEINAWNKAIAGRKQAELEKQIQVARQAAVETHAALKDFSRQTTELAQARADLAEKIGKLQNDKLKVSKQQSEVHDQKDSLENSIREVGKDGSRDLLIQVHRNLIRPYEGMAKIRRMEARLRQTRGTILKLRAEQELVADAQAFIRDHLKIEHDVPVADTTLIAMAEEAVETHRQQLTELERDNTQFQKLLLEVLPERKLLLEEISATRELVDTHALWVQSADPMSLELLSKSSDGAKEFFEYTQWRELGQSIVGRVTNRPYECAVGLLGLMVAFVVGRKFKG; this is encoded by the coding sequence ATGAACACAACGACAAGATCGCAATCCGCCAAGACTCTGCTGATGTTTGCGCTGACAATGTGCGCGATGGCATTCGGCCTGAGTCCTGTTGCGGCTCAAGAATCCAGCGTCGACATCACTGAGCCGAGTAGAATCACGGACAGCTTGATCAGTCGTAGCGAACTAAATCGATTGCTGAATCAGCCGGTTCGCGACGCGAATCCTTTGCGGCAAACAGAACCGATGGCGAAACCTCTGCCGCAGCCAGTTCCCAGCCAGCCGCCTATACTGAATCCGATTGTCGACTCTCAGGTTCAGCCCACGACTTGGCAAAGTCAGGAACCACAAGTTGAACCGCCACAGTCAGATCAAGCGAGCGACGCTGTTGCTGAAGCGGTCGCTGCCGACGACCCGATTGCTGAATTCGGACCGATGCCCAGCCCGGCGATGCAGAGCTTCCACCATAAGCTGGACATGCTGCTCGAGATTCCGATCGAGCAACTCAAAGATGAAATCGCAGCCCGCCGCGCGACAATCAAGACGTCTCTCGGCTTCGACGAGGATGCCAAAAAAGATCGACTTCGACATATCGAAATCGCTGAAACAGCTGCGGCGCAAGCAACACAAAACGTGGCGAAGAAGGACGAGCTGCAGAATCGCGTCATCAACTTGAACAAGGAACTGGAGTCGCTGAGACTGGAGTCGAAGAAACCAGCCGAACCTGATCCGGTCGACCGGAGCCTGGAAGTTGCTGCGATGCAGTCGATTCTGGGACAACTTCAGGCGGAACTTGCACAGTCGACGACTAACGTTCGCAAGATTCAGGAACGGATTCAGCAGCGAGACGATCGAATGGCTCGCATTCCAAATGAACGTCTGCAGAGCCGCAACGAAGTCACCAAGTTGCATGAAGAGTTCTTGCAAAAACAGGCCACGGGAACTGAAGAAATCGAAGTTTTGCTCGCGATCAAGGCTCGTGAACTGGCCGAAAACACCAACGCGCAACTGCTCGATCAGGAAGCCAGCTGGCACGATCTATCGCAAGAACTGCTGCCGCTGAGCAAGACGATTCATCAGCGCGAGGTCCAGCGACTGGAACACGAAATCAACGCCTGGAATAAAGCGATTGCTGGGCGAAAACAGGCCGAGCTTGAGAAACAGATTCAGGTCGCGAGACAGGCTGCCGTTGAAACTCACGCCGCGTTGAAGGACTTTTCCCGGCAAACGACTGAACTGGCTCAGGCTCGCGCCGATCTGGCTGAAAAGATTGGGAAGCTACAAAACGACAAGCTGAAAGTCAGCAAGCAACAGAGCGAAGTTCACGATCAGAAAGATAGTCTGGAAAACTCTATCCGTGAGGTTGGAAAGGACGGCAGTCGCGACCTGCTGATTCAGGTGCATCGAAATCTGATCCGACCGTACGAAGGCATGGCCAAGATTCGACGAATGGAAGCGAGACTTCGCCAAACACGCGGCACGATTCTGAAACTAAGAGCCGAGCAGGAGCTCGTTGCCGACGCGCAAGCATTCATTCGTGACCATCTAAAAATTGAACACGATGTTCCCGTTGCCGACACAACGCTGATTGCGATGGCAGAGGAAGCCGTCGAAACGCATCGACAGCAGTTGACGGAACTGGAACGCGACAATACGCAGTTTCAAAAGCTGCTATTGGAAGTTCTGCCTGAACGAAAACTTTTGCTGGAAGAAATTTCCGCGACTCGCGAATTGGTCGACACTCACGCCTTGTGGGTGCAGAGTGCTGATCCGATGAGCCTGGAGCTGCTATCGAAGTCTTCCGATGGAGCGAAAGAGTTCTTTGAGTACACGCAGTGGCGTGAGCTTGGACAATCGATCGTTGGCCGAGTCACCAACCGTCCGTACGAATGCGCCGTCGGGCTGTTGGGCCTGATGGTCGCATTTGTGGTCGGAAGAAAGTTCAAAGGATAA
- a CDS encoding DUF1579 family protein, with translation MKIFVAIPFFVMLLTVSCVAQETKGAAEAAKSGFEFLKQFEGTWNVEAKESDSEKVSHNVVMTSRAIGSQWVVSKQVGKIGPMNFEALQTVGYDAEKELYFGSWVDSSSNYTWKLSGSVDETGTKLTLGSKGPDWNDATKKRKYRDIYEFKSETEIASVSQMMGDDGQWETFMTSKFVKQETPLTFPTKGTVTPFLMFVGKADAAIEFYKTVFPDLKVVSMNKYKAGESGKEGTVQLATIEIAGQKVMCIDSPPVHDFDFTPSFSFFVECESLEGLKKKFELLSRDGKVMMPVNNYGFSEQFGWTSDKFGVSWQLNLNSK, from the coding sequence ATGAAGATTTTTGTCGCGATACCATTTTTCGTAATGTTGCTGACAGTGTCCTGCGTTGCGCAGGAGACCAAAGGAGCAGCGGAGGCAGCGAAGTCCGGTTTTGAGTTCCTCAAGCAGTTCGAAGGCACATGGAATGTTGAAGCCAAAGAAAGCGATTCAGAAAAGGTTTCGCACAACGTCGTGATGACTTCGCGAGCCATCGGCAGCCAATGGGTGGTCAGCAAGCAAGTCGGCAAAATTGGTCCGATGAACTTCGAAGCTCTGCAAACAGTTGGCTACGACGCGGAAAAGGAACTGTACTTCGGTTCCTGGGTGGACTCGTCGAGCAATTACACGTGGAAGCTGTCCGGTTCGGTTGACGAAACGGGAACGAAGCTGACGCTTGGTTCGAAAGGCCCGGACTGGAACGATGCGACAAAGAAACGAAAGTATCGCGACATCTACGAATTCAAATCGGAAACCGAGATTGCGTCGGTTTCGCAAATGATGGGCGACGATGGTCAGTGGGAAACTTTCATGACCAGCAAGTTTGTCAAACAGGAAACGCCGTTGACGTTTCCCACCAAAGGAACGGTGACTCCGTTTCTGATGTTTGTGGGCAAAGCCGACGCGGCGATCGAGTTCTACAAAACCGTGTTCCCGGATTTGAAGGTCGTGAGCATGAACAAGTACAAGGCCGGAGAATCTGGAAAGGAAGGCACCGTGCAATTGGCGACGATTGAGATCGCGGGCCAGAAAGTGATGTGCATCGACAGTCCACCCGTGCACGATTTCGATTTTACTCCCTCGTTTTCCTTTTTCGTCGAATGCGAAAGCCTGGAAGGATTGAAGAAGAAGTTTGAACTGCTTTCCAGGGACGGCAAAGTCATGATGCCGGTGAACAATTATGGATTCAGCGAACAGTTCGGTTGGACAAGCGACAAGTTTGGAGTCAGTTGGCAGCTGAACTTGAACAGCAAATAA
- a CDS encoding DEAD/DEAH box helicase family protein codes for MATFPKISFKGNLRPSQAEVVEIARRQLATGQKQLHIVAPPGSGKTVLGLWLWAELIQQRCLVLSPNSAIQSQWAARTDLFKCDLSSDEMVSTDPQSPSLLTSLTYQSVTMPARKNDLIDEQAIELWAQTLIEEGQAMDVGEANVWIDDLRTHNEDYFRKRFGSYRKKIRDEASMSGESVSLLHPSSQATLQRLADQGVGVLILDECHHLLGHWGRVLSDALEILSHPVVIGLTATPPDTSGKDARDVQRYEKFFGEVDFQVPVPAVVKDGFLAPYQDLAWFVRPTDEELKFVASVDRQLEGLIEEVCVAPKSSSTDVDVDEAENVGHKAEIESDAEQPLGLIQWLGVTLESLRLPTGEMSDWKSFSKRDPQFSLASRQFLASRNQPLPENVPELPALDSHESVPGMEYIVPVLDRYVRHYLRRSPLSVCHDRATQLTESLRLLGTQITETGSRACVSPVGRVMAWSKNKANAIVPILRQEIDNLGDSIRAVVIADFEKTSAVSTELRDLMDEETGGAIAAFKVLLSDEKTDSLEPILLTGSTILIDDEIEAEFLQQSQAWLAERELQVELTSSVVADFRQISGSGRDWSPRVYVEMITEHFQRGLTQCLVGTRGLLGEGWDANRINVLIDLTTVTTSMSINQLRGRSFRLDPGWKEKLANNWDVVCVASEFNKGFDDYRRFCDKHKNLFGVTDDSAIEKGVGHVHPAFTEIKPEGIEKSVSVINAEMLERSRNRDGVRETWKIGEPFRGEAVSAIELKMPGSPGGFPPFSNSTDAWTSGSLTEAIGNAVLASLTELKLVQPSGSLATGQLVGNYVRVFLQNATLEDSQIFSNAMKQILGPLDRPRYMIPRSVDEREQTFLSRILPGIIGKYFVKSKNVLARLHAVPDALCKNKSAVSVFQKHWNEHVSPGDAIFAQRGEGAKTLEDAKAEQKIKTVMHEKEIFH; via the coding sequence ATCGCAACGTTTCCCAAAATTTCTTTCAAGGGCAACCTTCGCCCGTCCCAGGCCGAAGTCGTTGAGATCGCTCGACGCCAATTGGCGACAGGGCAAAAGCAACTGCACATCGTCGCGCCGCCAGGTTCGGGAAAGACCGTTTTGGGGCTGTGGTTGTGGGCGGAGCTGATTCAGCAACGTTGCCTGGTGCTCTCGCCGAATTCCGCAATTCAATCCCAGTGGGCGGCGCGAACGGATCTGTTTAAGTGCGACTTGAGTTCCGACGAAATGGTGTCGACCGATCCGCAGTCGCCTTCGCTGCTAACGTCGTTGACGTATCAGTCTGTCACGATGCCTGCCCGGAAAAATGACCTGATCGACGAACAGGCCATCGAACTGTGGGCTCAAACGCTGATCGAAGAAGGTCAAGCCATGGACGTCGGTGAGGCGAACGTCTGGATTGATGATCTGCGAACGCACAATGAGGATTACTTTCGAAAACGCTTCGGCAGCTATCGCAAAAAGATCCGTGACGAAGCATCGATGTCTGGCGAATCCGTTTCGCTACTGCACCCATCCTCGCAAGCCACATTGCAACGGTTGGCCGATCAAGGCGTTGGCGTTCTGATTCTTGACGAGTGCCATCATTTGTTGGGGCACTGGGGCCGAGTCCTGTCCGATGCGCTGGAAATTCTTAGCCATCCGGTCGTCATCGGTTTGACAGCGACGCCTCCAGATACGAGCGGCAAAGACGCTCGCGATGTGCAACGCTACGAGAAATTCTTTGGCGAAGTCGATTTTCAGGTTCCGGTTCCGGCGGTCGTGAAAGACGGGTTCCTGGCTCCGTATCAGGATTTGGCTTGGTTCGTGCGACCGACGGACGAAGAATTAAAATTTGTTGCTTCGGTCGATCGACAGTTGGAAGGGCTGATCGAAGAAGTCTGCGTTGCACCGAAAAGTAGCTCCACTGACGTCGATGTCGATGAAGCTGAAAACGTCGGACACAAAGCCGAGATTGAAAGCGATGCGGAACAACCGCTGGGGTTGATTCAATGGCTTGGCGTGACTCTCGAAAGCCTGCGTTTGCCGACCGGAGAGATGTCGGACTGGAAAAGTTTCTCAAAACGTGATCCGCAATTCTCTCTCGCGTCACGCCAATTTCTTGCCAGCCGAAATCAACCGCTGCCGGAAAACGTGCCCGAGTTGCCGGCCCTCGACAGCCACGAATCGGTTCCGGGCATGGAGTACATCGTGCCGGTGCTCGATCGTTACGTGCGTCACTATCTCAGACGCTCGCCGTTGTCTGTTTGTCATGATCGAGCCACGCAGTTGACCGAAAGTCTACGGTTGCTTGGCACGCAAATTACCGAAACGGGAAGCCGCGCTTGCGTTTCGCCGGTCGGGCGTGTGATGGCGTGGTCGAAAAATAAAGCCAACGCAATCGTGCCAATCTTGCGACAGGAAATCGACAACCTTGGCGACTCGATTCGCGCCGTCGTGATCGCGGACTTTGAGAAAACATCTGCCGTCAGCACCGAGCTGCGCGATTTGATGGACGAGGAAACCGGTGGAGCGATTGCAGCTTTCAAAGTTCTGCTTTCCGATGAAAAAACGGACTCGCTCGAGCCGATTCTGCTGACTGGTTCCACGATTTTGATCGATGACGAAATCGAAGCCGAGTTTTTGCAGCAGAGTCAGGCGTGGCTGGCCGAACGAGAGCTACAAGTCGAATTGACGTCCAGCGTCGTGGCCGACTTTCGTCAAATCAGCGGAAGCGGTCGCGATTGGTCGCCACGAGTCTATGTTGAGATGATCACCGAGCACTTTCAACGCGGGCTGACCCAGTGCCTTGTCGGGACGCGCGGTTTGCTGGGCGAAGGCTGGGATGCGAATCGAATCAACGTGTTGATCGACCTGACAACGGTCACTACTTCGATGAGCATCAATCAGCTTCGCGGCCGCTCGTTTCGACTGGATCCTGGCTGGAAAGAGAAACTGGCGAACAATTGGGACGTCGTTTGCGTCGCCTCGGAATTCAACAAGGGCTTCGACGACTATCGCCGGTTTTGCGACAAACACAAAAACCTGTTCGGCGTGACCGACGACAGTGCGATCGAAAAAGGAGTTGGCCACGTCCACCCGGCTTTCACCGAAATCAAACCGGAAGGCATCGAAAAATCCGTTTCTGTGATCAACGCGGAAATGCTTGAGCGGAGCCGCAATCGCGATGGCGTGCGCGAAACGTGGAAGATTGGCGAACCGTTTCGTGGCGAGGCTGTTTCGGCAATCGAACTGAAAATGCCAGGTTCGCCCGGAGGGTTTCCGCCCTTCTCCAATTCAACAGACGCGTGGACCAGTGGCTCATTGACGGAAGCCATCGGCAACGCAGTTTTGGCAAGCCTCACGGAACTTAAACTTGTACAGCCCAGCGGTTCCCTGGCGACCGGGCAGTTGGTGGGCAACTACGTTCGAGTTTTCTTGCAAAACGCGACGCTGGAAGACAGCCAGATTTTCTCCAACGCGATGAAGCAGATTTTGGGGCCGCTTGATCGTCCTCGCTACATGATTCCACGAAGCGTTGACGAACGAGAGCAAACGTTTCTGTCCCGCATTCTGCCCGGCATCATTGGAAAGTACTTTGTGAAATCGAAAAACGTTTTAGCCAGGCTGCACGCCGTTCCCGACGCGTTGTGCAAAAACAAATCCGCAGTTTCTGTTTTTCAAAAGCACTGGAACGAGCATGTCAGTCCCGGCGACGCAATTTTTGCTCAGCGTGGCGAAGGAGCGAAGACGCTGGAGGATGCCAAAGCTGAACAGAAAATCAAAACGGTGATGCACGAAAAGGAAATCTTTCATTGA
- a CDS encoding biotin--[acetyl-CoA-carboxylase] ligase: MADLNLQELEQIDGVGSVFHRPSMTSTSDIARERLLSNPQIALPMLTICDQQTAGRGQPGKSWLSDGQSLTFTLSIAASEIPEPNRSWLSLIAGVSVCESLDALDVTGSKLKWPNDVLIDRKKVCGILVEKISASNGQCFLIGIGINVNQTPEEIEALKNSDAKFPPGSLRGQGSEPIDVHALLKTVVERLHRNVMSESNWPESYQARMDFIGEQIEFVPPGGETITGVLAGVDPCGRICFEVEGKRLAFASGRWL, from the coding sequence ATGGCAGATCTGAATTTGCAAGAACTTGAACAAATCGACGGCGTTGGCAGCGTATTCCACAGGCCTTCGATGACTTCGACCAGCGATATTGCCAGGGAAAGGCTCCTGTCGAATCCTCAGATCGCGCTACCGATGTTGACGATTTGCGATCAACAAACAGCCGGTCGGGGCCAGCCAGGCAAGTCGTGGCTGTCGGACGGGCAAAGTTTGACCTTTACGTTGAGCATCGCCGCCAGTGAGATTCCTGAGCCCAATCGTTCATGGCTGAGCTTGATCGCGGGAGTCAGTGTTTGCGAATCGCTAGACGCGTTGGACGTGACAGGTTCGAAACTCAAGTGGCCAAACGACGTTTTGATTGACCGCAAGAAAGTCTGCGGAATCCTGGTCGAAAAAATTTCGGCATCGAATGGACAGTGCTTCCTTATCGGCATCGGTATCAACGTGAATCAGACGCCGGAAGAGATCGAAGCGTTAAAAAACTCAGACGCAAAGTTTCCGCCTGGAAGTTTACGAGGGCAGGGCAGTGAGCCAATCGATGTTCATGCGTTGTTGAAGACAGTTGTCGAGCGTCTGCACCGGAACGTGATGTCAGAATCAAATTGGCCAGAGAGTTATCAGGCGCGGATGGATTTCATCGGCGAGCAGATTGAGTTCGTTCCGCCGGGCGGCGAAACGATCACCGGAGTTCTGGCTGGCGTCGATCCCTGTGGCCGAATTTGCTTTGAGGTCGAAGGGAAACGCTTGGCTTTCGCATCAGGGCGGTGGCTGTAG
- a CDS encoding ABC transporter ATP-binding protein: MSSLIQLENIVKSYRSTTALNGVDLSVEPGITGLLGPNGAGKSTLIKIILGLIRVTSGSGEVLGCRLYRDGRRIRNKIGYMPEDDCYIPGMSGIEVVQFAGSLSGIPPTEALRRGHEILDFCGVKQERYRNIETYSTGMRQKVKFAAAIVHDPEFLILDEPTSGLDPEEREALLNRIKILSTQNGKSVLLSTHILPDVQQICDRVIILAKGQIKLNDRLEVLNQTVSPTVTVRFEGDHDSFVSSLERARLRATDLNRSNTLKIEGDIEDLTDQVWKAASAANVAIHSLVPARNSLEEIFMQTVQEASVANS, translated from the coding sequence ATGAGCTCACTGATTCAACTTGAAAACATCGTCAAGAGCTACCGTTCGACAACGGCGCTCAACGGAGTCGACTTGTCAGTCGAGCCTGGTATCACGGGCTTGTTGGGCCCCAACGGTGCCGGCAAATCAACGCTGATCAAAATCATTTTGGGGCTGATCCGGGTCACGTCCGGATCGGGTGAAGTGCTGGGCTGTCGACTGTACCGCGACGGTCGGCGAATTCGCAACAAGATCGGCTACATGCCCGAAGACGATTGCTATATTCCCGGCATGAGCGGCATCGAAGTCGTCCAGTTCGCTGGCTCGCTATCCGGAATTCCTCCAACAGAAGCCTTGCGGCGCGGCCATGAGATTCTGGATTTTTGTGGCGTCAAACAGGAACGCTACCGCAACATCGAAACTTATTCGACAGGCATGCGGCAGAAGGTCAAGTTCGCGGCTGCGATCGTCCACGACCCGGAGTTCCTGATTCTCGACGAACCGACTTCCGGGTTGGATCCGGAAGAACGGGAGGCACTGTTGAATCGGATCAAAATTCTCAGCACGCAAAATGGCAAGTCCGTTCTACTTTCAACGCACATCCTTCCCGACGTTCAGCAAATCTGCGATCGGGTGATTATTTTGGCCAAGGGTCAGATCAAGCTCAACGATCGCCTGGAAGTTCTTAACCAAACGGTTTCGCCGACGGTGACGGTTCGCTTTGAGGGCGATCATGACTCGTTTGTTTCCAGCCTGGAGCGCGCGAGACTTCGGGCGACTGATCTCAACCGTTCCAACACACTGAAAATTGAAGGCGACATCGAAGACCTGACGGATCAGGTTTGGAAAGCCGCCAGTGCAGCCAACGTGGCGATTCACTCGCTGGTCCCAGCTCGCAATTCGCTTGAGGAAATCTTTATGCAAACTGTGCAGGAGGCTTCCGTTGCCAATTCATGA
- a CDS encoding ABC transporter permease, with translation MPIHDLGYRPWKGTLGGAFSRTQSIAYAGIKLVGKSRWLKRILIVAWLPVLYWGIAFFFVGQSLEQPVARNLPQQAKELEGAIESATGKQLPSDQSMLQLDRERAANQIERMFKRVPRVRMLADSIRNAEDDVQARNRIWAWLLMCFFRYSQAILILMIVGFVAPSLISQDLRSRAYLLYFSRPIGKLEYIFGKLAVPGAYIMFVSTFPALILYIFAILMSPSADVFWTTWDIPLRIIVSTVVLIVPTASLALMLSSLTEESRYASFAWFATWILGHGAWMAITVGEAIRQHTRASAQSVAESSMVKTWSPLSIYNNLGDVQSWVFGFRKFSEIWPAFTVLTAITIVALLVLYRRVAAPLRA, from the coding sequence TTGCCAATTCATGATTTGGGATATCGCCCCTGGAAAGGCACGCTCGGCGGCGCGTTTTCGCGGACGCAAAGCATCGCTTATGCCGGGATCAAGCTGGTTGGAAAAAGCCGTTGGTTAAAACGGATCCTGATCGTTGCGTGGCTACCGGTGCTGTATTGGGGCATCGCGTTTTTCTTCGTGGGTCAGTCTCTCGAACAGCCTGTTGCGAGGAATCTTCCGCAGCAGGCCAAGGAGCTTGAAGGAGCAATCGAATCGGCGACCGGAAAGCAGTTGCCGAGCGACCAATCAATGTTGCAGCTCGATCGTGAAAGGGCTGCCAATCAAATTGAGCGGATGTTCAAGCGAGTTCCGAGAGTCCGGATGCTCGCGGACTCGATTCGCAATGCGGAAGACGACGTTCAAGCCCGGAACCGGATTTGGGCCTGGCTGTTGATGTGCTTCTTTCGTTACTCACAAGCCATTCTGATTTTGATGATCGTGGGCTTCGTCGCGCCGTCGCTGATCTCTCAGGACCTCAGGTCGCGGGCCTATCTGCTGTACTTTTCCCGGCCGATCGGCAAACTGGAATACATCTTTGGAAAACTCGCGGTGCCGGGCGCGTACATCATGTTCGTCTCCACGTTTCCCGCACTCATCCTGTACATCTTTGCGATTCTGATGTCTCCGTCGGCCGACGTGTTCTGGACGACCTGGGACATCCCGTTGCGGATCATCGTTTCAACAGTCGTCCTGATTGTTCCGACCGCTTCGCTGGCGCTGATGCTTTCATCGTTGACCGAGGAAAGCCGATATGCGAGTTTCGCCTGGTTTGCGACCTGGATTTTGGGTCATGGAGCCTGGATGGCGATCACGGTCGGCGAGGCGATTCGGCAGCATACTCGAGCCAGCGCCCAGAGCGTCGCGGAGAGTTCGATGGTGAAAACCTGGAGTCCGCTTTCGATCTACAACAACCTTGGCGATGTCCAAAGTTGGGTGTTTGGTTTTCGCAAGTTCTCCGAGATTTGGCCAGCGTTTACGGTTCTCACTGCGATCACAATCGTTGCATTGTTGGTTTTGTATCGTCGCGTTGCCGCGCCGTTGAGAGCGTAG
- a CDS encoding RNA polymerase sigma factor: MQTKPEGTSWVDWLDADHPEREQAVEELRAYLVRGLKAALASKGATAEFCEDIAQDSIIKILDKKDTFEGRSKFTTWAMSIAIRTGISAFRRRHFKDVSLDAVTEDGLKFDPADLTQGSPEDGLDREAILQKLQELIENELTEKQRTVVRALLGGMPVEEIASRTDSNRNAVYKLFHDARQRLKKGFLSANFSESDLMHAISS, from the coding sequence ATGCAAACCAAACCCGAAGGAACTAGCTGGGTGGACTGGCTCGATGCCGACCATCCTGAGCGCGAGCAGGCTGTGGAAGAGTTGCGCGCCTACCTCGTCCGTGGGTTAAAGGCTGCGCTGGCATCAAAAGGAGCCACCGCCGAGTTTTGCGAAGACATTGCCCAGGATTCGATCATCAAGATTCTGGACAAGAAAGACACATTTGAGGGCCGAAGCAAATTCACAACGTGGGCGATGTCGATTGCGATTCGCACCGGGATCAGTGCTTTCCGGCGACGTCACTTCAAAGACGTTTCGCTCGACGCGGTCACCGAGGATGGGTTAAAGTTTGATCCAGCCGATTTGACTCAGGGAAGTCCTGAGGATGGGCTGGATCGAGAAGCGATACTTCAAAAACTTCAGGAGCTAATTGAAAACGAGTTAACGGAAAAGCAGCGAACGGTCGTCCGTGCGTTGCTTGGCGGAATGCCGGTAGAAGAAATCGCCAGTCGAACGGACAGTAACCGCAACGCGGTGTACAAGCTATTCCACGACGCCCGACAACGCCTGAAAAAAGGCTTTTTGTCAGCGAACTTTTCCGAATCCGACCTGATGCACGCCATTTCCAGCTGA
- a CDS encoding DUF6793 family protein, protein MPLFEIETDAHIIITWADDENDARDVAKDSYPGESILRLSKRPRNSWVISKGVLGIKIKTDPCGVARDCLSKASGDKVHAIRLYMQQTGDDLEQSRKVIETNMVMGW, encoded by the coding sequence ATGCCTCTTTTTGAAATCGAGACTGACGCGCACATCATCATCACCTGGGCGGACGATGAGAACGATGCACGCGATGTCGCCAAAGATTCCTACCCTGGGGAGAGCATTTTGCGACTGTCGAAACGTCCACGGAATAGCTGGGTGATCTCCAAAGGAGTGCTCGGCATCAAGATCAAAACGGATCCCTGCGGCGTCGCGAGAGACTGTTTGTCAAAAGCTTCAGGCGATAAAGTCCATGCAATCCGACTTTATATGCAACAAACAGGCGACGACCTGGAACAATCACGGAAAGTGATCGAAACCAACATGGTCATGGGTTGGTAA
- a CDS encoding ABC transporter ATP-binding protein, which yields MIELQQVTKLYGTVIGVNEISLSLEPGTYGLLGPNGSGKTTLINLILGQLKPTMGSVRLFGENPWRRSRLLRNVGHCPALEISYPRVTSLQWVTYMVQMHGFGFSEAQLRAKTALDKVKLTHVMNRPMVEYSLGMRQRAKLAQAIAHDPQLLILDEPFNGLDPVGRFEMTEFLREWGREGKSLVLASHILHEVEAVNPSFLLIYGSRLMASGSPEEVRRILANSPNTLVIRSSDSRKLVSLLSAECPLASVRFRSDDEIEVETESASEVCQTLTRIVSDQKISIHEVTSTDESLKALFSTLMRIHRGEMQKGAIN from the coding sequence ATGATCGAACTTCAACAGGTAACAAAACTTTACGGGACCGTGATCGGCGTCAACGAGATCAGTCTCTCGCTGGAACCGGGAACGTATGGATTGCTGGGCCCGAATGGTTCTGGCAAAACAACGCTGATCAACTTAATTCTTGGCCAACTAAAGCCCACGATGGGCAGCGTCCGTCTGTTTGGCGAAAACCCGTGGCGACGCAGTCGGCTGTTGCGAAACGTCGGGCACTGTCCGGCGTTGGAAATTTCGTACCCGCGAGTCACCAGTCTGCAATGGGTGACGTACATGGTGCAGATGCATGGTTTCGGATTTTCGGAGGCGCAGTTGCGGGCCAAGACGGCGCTCGACAAAGTCAAACTTACTCACGTCATGAATCGGCCCATGGTTGAGTACTCATTGGGCATGCGTCAGCGAGCCAAACTGGCTCAAGCGATTGCTCACGATCCCCAATTGCTGATCCTCGACGAGCCATTCAATGGCCTGGATCCGGTGGGACGTTTTGAGATGACAGAGTTCCTCAGAGAATGGGGCCGTGAAGGTAAGAGCCTTGTTCTGGCCAGTCACATTTTGCACGAAGTCGAAGCTGTGAATCCTTCATTCTTGCTGATCTACGGAAGCCGCCTGATGGCTTCGGGTTCGCCGGAGGAAGTTCGACGCATTCTGGCAAACTCGCCGAATACTTTGGTGATTCGAAGTTCCGATTCGCGAAAGTTGGTGAGTCTATTGTCTGCTGAATGTCCATTGGCGTCAGTCCGGTTTCGGTCCGATGATGAGATCGAGGTTGAAACAGAGTCGGCGTCAGAAGTGTGCCAAACGCTGACTCGAATCGTTAGTGATCAGAAGATTTCAATCCATGAGGTCACTTCGACCGACGAGTCACTCAAGGCGTTGTTCTCGACGTTGATGCGGATTCACCGCGGCGAGATGCAGAAGGGAGCCATCAATTGA